The sequence TTCAGTGTGTTATAATAAATGTTCCTGTTCATACTTTTGTGTGGATGACTATTTTTTATTAACCAAAATAAACCTGACAATACAATTACTGTGACCATTACTCTGACATTATAGGTTTGTTTTGACTGGTAAAAAGTGACAGACTTTAAAATCCATCAGTTAGTGCTAAAagcaaatcaaaattaatatcataaatattttttcgACACTGTCTAATCTATCCCTGAAACTATTCTATTCTAATTTAATGACAATTTCTATTTACTTgcttattttattgaaaatttcaaTAGAATTTATGTATGAATAAACTTTCATAAATCTGCATTATAAACAACAAAACTTTCTCAGTTCGGTTTGTTTTTACATATCATCTTCACATAATATTATATGCATATGGTTTTTTGGCGGAACAAGTAAATTCTAAGGTTAGCGGAACCATAATCTTGAATTGATTTAATCTTCATTTAATATTCTCACCTTTTTATTATTAACGCtctattatttttctttgtcGTACTTTCCTGTCATGTGATCCATTTTGCCTTCTTTCGCCCTCCCAAACGCTTACAAACATTTACACACAAAATGATCATAATGAATGTGAACTGACGAAACAAAACCTCATTATAATTTTGAAAATGCTTGTTTATTTGTATATGTATAAAAGGATGCTATCAGAGAAATTAATCGTTGTCGTGAGGAGAATACTACACGTTTAGACTTAACTAAAGGTCAATTACACTTTCTACCACCATCAATACGTGATGTCGCACATCATCTAAAAGAACTTTATCTATATTGCAATAAATTAGTGAATTTGCCGAGTAAGCACTTGTTTTATGCGTGTGTGTATGTTAAACAATTTGTGTTACATAATTTtcatgtttttctttatttgtctgttttgtgaatagtaataataataacggtgGTGTTTGCTTCATTGTATTAAATCTTCATGGCATTTTCATATTTGAAGATACATACGTTGTAATGTAATCGGTTGAATTCTATTATCACTGAGGTCTGGACGACCATGACATTAGCTGTTACTCCGTGGTCAGTTAATGTGGAAATTGCAGTCCTATAACAGGCATTAGCTTCCTCGACATTAAAATGATCCTCTTTCTGACAGCTGTAAGTAGCATCAAATGTAAGTTTAGGGCTTTCCGCTGATTCCGCATTATTGCATAACATAAAAACGAATTGCAGCCGTATATCAGTCCTCTTAACTTTTTACTTCAAACATGATGAATAGCAGATTTTAGTATCAGCATTAAGAACTAAATAATAACATGACACTAAGTACAACTCAGTGACTAATTAGTGTCACCTAAAGTTTGGTTATCTCAGTATCTTCATAAAAATTCTTAACCAATCGATATGTCTATAACCAACAACCTATAACTTTATGAACTGATGTAACGTTTTAGTCTAGCCGTTCATAGTCTTTTACTGTCTACTAATATCCCTGGATACCATGAAAAGTCTGCTTCAAAAATGTATCGTCAAAGTTAAACCTCTGTGTTACTTAGTGATTACACCAGACCACTGATACTGCAATGACACATTTATGGTCTATTACTATCAATGATGCATATACGTTAATATTGGGTTGTAgagtttcattgaaatgacATACCAATCTAAGTTAtataactattgaaaacctggaagcaccgttATTATTTATGCGTAAAACCGGAGATCTTGGGTTCCGTTCCTGGTTTCTAGATCATGAATTTGCACTattgaggagccccatactaggatgaaatggctgtcTAGTACTCCCCGGTTTTCAGTGTTTTCCTAACCTAGATGAGCTTGTGATTTTAATAATGCATATGCTTGTACCTTCTAAAATTAAAATACCTgtatattttgtattatttgtaaTTTCGCACCTTTTTTCCACTAACCAGGTGTAGTGTttttctactgaaatatatgTACACGCAGTTGTGTTCACGTTACATTTTGTACACATTTTTTGGGAATATAGGCGAATTGCTTTATTTATTGTTGATCTGTCTGATGTGTTACATATGCTTGTGTTGTTTTCTTTCATTACTTTCCTTTccactttttttgttttatatgtTTAGATGAAATTGGCACATTGTTTGCATTGGAAATTTTAATGGTACAAGAGAATTCATTAAGTGATCTACCAGAAACATTAGCACAATGTACACAATTACGTGTATTAGATATAAGACATAATAAATTATGTGAAATCCCTCAAGTTGTTTATAAACTACATAACTTAACACATTTATTTCTACGTTTCAATCGAATTCGTGTAGTGGATGaagaaattaaatatttaaccgTAAGAAAAATCGAATTTAAAAAAAGGCTTTTTATTGCTTGTTTTTTTGTTCTTATTTGaacatatttttcattttctcaAAAGTTTATTACAACATTTTAATGAAAGGTGGTATTTGATTTAAACATATATGAAAGGTCAGTAAGCAATCTTATTTGGATGTTAAAAGTAAATACTACATAAATATGATCTAGTGTATATAATTCGAACATAAGTCAGCATTAGAATCCATTGATCGCTGAATAGCAACCAATTTCATTTTTGTCAAATCCTTTGTTGTTGATCGATTTCTATCCATTAAGTCACAATGTAGTCACTAGTATAAGTGACTCGAAATCACGTTCGTTATATTTATGTGTGatgtggttggaagtagtcgacaggaagCTCTCTTTGACCTAAGCTTTGTGCTAATCGGCATTTGTCAGCAAAGAGTACTCTAAATCTTAAGGGAATCGATGTTATCTGTGCGACCCAAACATATGTGTGTCACTCAGCTTCCTAGTCTGAAGCGTTACCACcgaattagttttttttaaaagtcatTTTAAAATCATCTTAATATTACTACTAATTCGGCTTTGTaacttttatcattattatcaatatgagtttcgataatgcaatgagaagaggaagtttatcagaattatgtgatatatttgcgcaatacatttcgaacaatctgatcacacatatacttgttaagatatTTCTATATCTAAATTAagaggtcaactagacaggttaaaggtaagccataacaaagaaagaaaaacaaagtacacaaaaataaatgtgattaccactctagataataaatcagtattaccagggtaggttaagtgtaaggacaaattgtttctGAACGCATAAAGGGGATTTCAATTTCCATATAGCCATGGCTTCAATAAGCCGTAGTATACGTctttgaaggcttttgtataacactataAATGCTGACTTGATTTCAAACTTATGACcaatctcaatcaaatgtttcgcaatggaggatgatgtctgtGATCTTATtggaccattggaattcatttgtttctgcagctacatgtaaattgatagacacaatgggatgtgacacaatcgctttcgtgctgtttgggcttttggtgaaacatagactTTGCCTTTTCGATAATGATAAGTTGAGCTGTataaaatgtccggttgatGGCCAATTTAAGTCTCCGTTTCAAAATGAGACTATTTGAGTCGCCTCTGAATGGTAACATAATGTAAAGTTGCTTATTGGATGCCAAAAGCGTCATAGGTCTAATCGTATTGCAACCCTTTCAGCGGTTTATGAACATCAAACAATAACCATTATTCATTAACGTATCAGTCAAGAGCTTCGTCTCtacttcaatatatatatatatatatatatatatatatatatatatatatatatatatatatatatatgatcagattgttcgaaatgtattgcgcaaatatatcacataattctgataaactacgtcttctcattgcattatcggaATTTATccaagggactaattgttttaaattaatatgaatattgtcattattattattatcggcaGATCCGCACTGTAATTCTCTATGGCTAActtgtttattgttattgattTAGTCATTTCgattatttacatatttttgaAGCAACAAACGTAGCTAACCTAGATGTTTTGTATTAAAATTATCTCATGACTTCTATTACCATTATATTTATCATACCCTGGATAGACAGCCACATTTATTATACCATTCattttacaatattttaattgattgaataGCTTTTGTAATCATTagttattaaccaatcacagttcATTCTTGTTATGTGCGTATGTTTGTTTATCTATTAAGATTTCTGTTAGTTTGTATATGTTTATCTTTGATCATTTGGTCTATAACAATAAGACCCTAGATCATTTGGATGCATATTTTGTGATGATAATTTTCacgatttaaaaaaaaaaaacacaacgatGATCGCACTCTTTCCGTAATAAAACGTATCATTTTCGTTATTACAATATTTCTTTTCGTTAAAATCATGATGTAAAATATCATTTCTTCATAACATATTCATTAAGATTTTTTTTGATTTTGCATGTAAACTTAAAAAACTGATGATCAAGAACCACATGGTAGACAAAGTTAAAAGATAACTCATAGATCAACTAGAAAAGATTATACAACAAAGTTTAATTTCAGAAATCCTGTTTGAAGTGCTGAAGTTGACAGGTATAATGACAATAAGACTATTTGGTTTGCCTAAGGTACGTGAAAATAACATTCTATTCATACCGGTCTTAGATAATGACTAGTTTTGCTTATCATACTACAACAATATGGTCAGTAAATAATTCTGGAACCAATGAAATGTTAAAGTAATAGGTAATtgaagattatttaaaatatatgatCATGTAAGATAGGATATCATATCGTTTTCAAGGATGCTTTCGTAGCCAAGGAGCTCATATCAATAGGATATACTGCCGTTTTCTTCATATTAATGTTGCATAATTGATCGACCAACTTGAAATCTCTCGGTGAATCCTTCCACTAACGACTTCGAATATGGTTCAATAGTTTCGTTAGCCACATAGTTAGATTATAGGTAGGCAATTGACACGTGGATAAAATTGGTGGTAGAGGGCTGTTAGTTTTATGAATTTGAGGGGATCCTTTTAAATGCGAATATTCAAAACCCACAAGTTTCAAGTTACTGATCTCCCTTTTATTAAAGATAAAAGTGTCTAGCAGTTTCACTAAAATTGAATTTACTCTTCCCCTGAATTACTAATTCCTTAAAGTTAGGTATCAGTTATAAACTTGATTTCATCATGATGAATAGGTATGATTTTGCTTTCGTGAAAGCAtacaataaaatgatttattcaaaACTATTGACAAACACCCATCTTCCACCATTGCCAAACAAAGTTGGACAAAGGTTATAAGATTAATCTTAGCTCAGCCTTTATGGTTTTATGCAAAGGTTGTCTAGGGTGAATAGTTAGGTTTTTTGGGACATCTATATAGAATTTCAAAccctttttgtttgtttggaaACGATTTGTACTTGCACTAGACTGACGctgttattattgatttatcacattgtttttctCTCATACTACAATTTGTCTAGttaacctatatatatatacctaagcAAATGagtgtgtgatcagattgttcaaacTGTGATGCGCTAATATACCACATAATTATTGTAAACTTGGTCTTCCCATTGGtttatcaaaatgaattttatttcattgtaagAAAATGCATTTTTGTCACTTTGAATTGACACAAGAATCAGCTGCATTTTTATTCATTCGCTCTTTGGTTACGGTTCTTTTATATGACCAGTATTCAAGTTCAGTAATTCATTTGTGTTAAAAATCAAGGGAGTTAATCATCGAACTGCTGTTGCATTATGTTGATGGTgtaatttatctttatttttttgtaaaattaaaATCAGAACTTTTATCAGTTTTTTCCTTATTATTTTGCTTTAAACAGAAGCTTCAAGTTCTTAGTTTACGAGAGAATAAAATCCATACACTTCCAGCTGATCCTGGTATCGGTCAATTGACCAATTTGATTACATTAGATGTTTCACATAATCATTTGGAGCAATTATCTGAAAGTgagttgatttatttattcacatatATTTTAATCATCATATATGCTTCATAGTTAATTACATCATCCTACTTATTGCATCACCTATATCCCTTACTTTTCTAAGACTGATATTTCATGAATATGTTCAGGGCATAACCCAAAATTGTTTAATTAGGTGAAATTTGGCTGTCATCACATCGTGTGTATTTGATAATGTACTGTGATATATTCTATATATTGAAGCTCGCTAGAACTCTAACAGTACTTATTTGAAATTTGACAGAATCTGTTTAGATACTAACGTAATTGCTATTAATCTTACTAATTAATACACAGGATAAGGAGAATGATCAACACTTGGAACcacttatttttattgaatcatGAGTGTTTGGGCATTAGCGTGGTATACAAAATAACTTGACTTTTTTATTCAAGATTTTATAAATTCGTATAAGAAATTTCCAAGATTTTCGTTTCATACATCTCTTGAATTAGATTTTCGAATGTATTATCAGTCAACATAATGATATGCATACTGTTAAGTTGTTTTTGTAATTTCTAAACAAAATCTATCCTAAACTTCAACAGAATTACCTAATATGTATGCTAAGATTATGTTCTAAATGACTGATGGGCAAATATTTTCGGTCAAGGACTACATGAACATAAATACCTAACTGTGGTGGGGCGGATATATAAAATTTCAGTATGTTTTTAAGCTAAGATGTCCATTTGTCTGCAGAAAATAGAATAGTCAGCAAGCTCAATTGTAGTGGATATATCATACTCTGACAGATATCTTTCTGATCAGATTTCAGTGAGACTGGTTGTTTACTAAAATGCTAGGAAATAAGAATGCATGGATTTCTCAGCGTGCTCAGATAGTAGATTGAGTTTGTTTTCTAGTGCTTTAACTTCTATACATAGTTTATGTCCAAAAATATCTCTATTCTGCGAATTCTTAATGAATTTATTCAGTATATGAAGAATGTCAACAGCAAATGGAAAATCAGAAAACCACTCGAtgatttttcattatatttaaaaacTCATTCGTTGTGTTCTTCATTTCGGGTGAATATCACAATTTCTTCTAAGGTTTCAGACCATATCCCAGAGAATAAAAATCAACTTAAGCAAATGTACAAcgcatttaataaaatattctttaaGATCTTTATCTGAAGTTCTGTGGTTATGTaaactattttcatattatttcacTTTTTGGCTCCTcgttaaatatatatgtatatatatctacatagtTTTCTTGGCCTTTCTGTACCTCAAAAATACACACTAATTTAGTAATTCGACTCAAGTTCTTCTTACgtgatttgttgttgtttgtaacttgattttatttgttcaaaGTGAAGTCGATGAATCAAGGTGTGAATCTGCACtcccaattattattattattattactattaatattatcattattattattattaattttattattattattcgagtACATGTAGTTTGTACACTTTGATCAAAGTATAATTCACCATATCGCCATACAGATAATCAAATCTATGCAAAATTTAGTCAACTATAAATAAAAGATCCTGTATAAATATGTATTAATTAAAATACTATTTAAGTGATACAGTTTAATGTTTATGTGTATtaaacaatcattatcattaatgtTTTTCCATTActgtaatataaaatatttattaaattagaaataaattataatacatCTAGCCTATGTACTCCATATATGCTGATTACATTTAAATAGGAAGTTActttcattaaaatttattttttgggaatttataatttaaatttagTGGATAAGGTAACAATAAAGGGATACTCTTGAGTAGCAGCTAAAAAATATGATAACTATTCAGATCTCCTTGTATTTCTCATATGATCTAATCCCATTCAATTAGTGATAGATGTAATTCTTAAAGAAAATTATTGTCTATATTGTGTTATTTTAAATATGTATGCTCATTTCGTCTCAATATTGTTTTTTGTTCTCTCTGTCTCTTTTCTTCTTACATAAAATGAAGAAATTGGTCATTGTCAAAAATTGTGCACATTAAGCTTACAACATAATGAACTACGTTCGCTACCGAATACAATTGGTGATTTAAAAATGTTAGAAAATATTGGCTTGAAGTTAGTTTTAGTTATTATGAAATATGTTTGCATTTCTCTTTCTATAGTTTATTTATATGTGATTAATTGTCAAATTAGTTTTTCTGTTTCCTTGGTTAACATTCACTTGTTTCGAAAAAAATCGTGTTTATGCTTacatttttaatagttttacAATATTGTTCCAGAAATATTTGTCcaaaaattaataattcattgtttttcaAATGATATTTGAATTTCATCATTGTCGATGGTCGTCTGTTCAAGGTTGAACAGTGTTGAACAAATATGTTTCCTTTCTAAAGAGCTGTTTCTACTACTTAGCCACAGCAGGAATGCCGTTGCATAAAAAAATTCTCAAATCTTTTGTATTTAAGATACTGACATGAATCTCTGATAATTATTTACTGGATTATAGCATTAAAAGTGTCACTTTATAAATGACTTAAATTCAGCATTATTGAGTTTTTCAGTAGTTTATTGTAATTACGAATCATTCTTCTAACCTTAGTGTATATTACTTACTATAGATTTAGATGTGTTAGTTTAAATATGAATTTAAGCCTATTGAAAATCATAAGTGAAAATGTTTATCCACAAGCGTAAGTTAACCCgaaaaagtaaacattttagtTGCAAAAGTTTTCGAAGTATGaaacttatttatttctaaCGATAAAAGGAATGTTTTTATATCTGAAAAGTTCATTCAGGCTATTTTTGGTTTATTGATTAGGGTATTAATTCCTCATGAAGACTGATTATCTCCTccattaataaaagaaaatagaacAGTCAATAATTTCAAGTTTAGTTTAATCACTTTAAATTTCATAAAACGTCGTGAAATTCTTGTACTCTGACACTATATTATTAATCGGATTCCGGCTAGATTTGTTTTTTGTTCTTATTCTCCTGTTTCAAGCgtaattctttttttgtttcatgTTGCTTAAGCAACAGTTTACGCATTAAAAAAAACCATAGTTTAGTACTCTACAATAAAATACAATGTTTCCTCAAAACCATTTCAAATCATTTTACTTCTGAACTTTTTTTACGCATATTTCTAAATATTCAGAGTTTTCCCTACCTCTGTTAACATTCCTTTCTCAAAGATTCATTGTTTCGCATAATTTAGTAGACAGATAGATGTTTACTGAACTGTATTTCTTGTTTACTAATTGctttatttatacattttattctCTGCAGATATAATCACTTGGAATCATTACCAGATTCGTTAGCACTTTGTACAAATCTCTTAGAATTAAATATTGAAGGCAACAATATTTGGCAATTACCGGTAAGTGTAAATATTCTTCATTGAGTTCCCCTTTTTATTTTTTTCCGTGTTTGTTATCTTTGCGTAAACATTCTAtattgaattcaactattttagAGAAAGTGAGACCCATACACAATATATACatgaaattgtttttaaaaactaATGGTTATGAAAAAGGTTACTTTCATTTAAGGAATTATTTTGTTACCGGTACAATAACATAAAAACTGTCTGTTCGAATAAATCATCAACAAAgttatatttcaaaaaataaagaaGATGAACAATAAACTCTCTCgagaattattattaaaacaattaaagcTGGTTGGTTGGCTGCATAcacattttcattaatttacaaATTGAATAAACGTATTCAAATAAAAGcataaaattttaatagtttttttttaaatagaatacTGATGAGAACTTCACATCTGTATCTATTACATTTGTTGTTTTACATCAAAAGTGATTGTACATACATTAAGTCGAACCTTTTTTCGttataaattgttattattatcattttagaCATTTAAGTAGGTCATTTTATATTGTTCGTGAATGGGATTCCGATATGAATTAGTGATGGATCtctgaaaaatattcatttgcAGAAAACAAACATCAAATGACTTAGCTACTCAATCTCTATGTTTGCGTTCCATTAatcagaaagatgaattttatttgTTCTTAGTATTATCGAATATAAAAGATTTATCTTACTGTATGTGGGTTAAGGAAAAACTTTTTTAGATTTGAAGAACGACAACAAGATGCGACAAAATGTTACAcaattttcattgttattattcacaGTAATATAAAAGGTagtattaaaatatttctattaCATCACATGTTCATTGATTGTTTCCATATATTCACAAAATGAAT comes from Schistosoma haematobium chromosome 3, whole genome shotgun sequence and encodes:
- the SHOC2_1 gene encoding soc-2 suppressor of clear (EggNog:ENOG410V77I~COG:T) — translated: MVQENSLSDLPETLAQCTQLRVLDIRHNKLCEIPQVVYKLHNLTHLFLRFNRIRVVDEEIKYLTKLQVLSLRENKIHTLPADPGIGQLTNLITLDVSHNHLEQLSEKIGHCQKLCTLSLQHNELRSLPNTIGDLKMLENIGLKYNHLESLPDSLALCTNLLELNIEGNNIWQLPEGLLTHLKKVSCVTLSRNYFNIFPSGGPQQFTSIQSLNMEYNQITRIPFGIFSRASNLTKLNMKDNQIGAFPPDIKSWTSLVELNVGTNQLTKLPDDIEYLINLEVLILSNNQLKVSYFYFISGTL